The Ignavibacteriota bacterium genome has a window encoding:
- the lon gene encoding endopeptidase La, whose protein sequence is MASEHTIDPSQVTGNADSIPGRLPVLPLRDVVIYPYMIFPVLVGRESSLRAVGDAVERDKYIFLVAQKSSVTEDPGIDDVYQEGTVARIIQVLKLPNGLMKILVDGVIQGRVEKFLPNAKYLEAEVSTLPTAVPVDPELDALLRHTASLFTEYVHLNRNVPSEVLVAFENTREPLRRMFYIAANIMQSVDVKQRILQLTSIREQLHELIRILNSENDVLKIEKEIDTKVHDNIAKSQRKFFIQEQIRILQDELGDEDSSPELMKLREDIRKAKMPKAVEEKALEEFNKLKKTPPLSPESTVIRGYLETMVGVPWHKRTKDNLNIDHVKAILDEDHFGLEKPKERVLEHIAVLNLVREMKGQILCFVGPPGVGKTSLAKSIARALGRPLVRISLGGVRDEAEIRGHRRTYIGSMPGKIIQSMRRAGVVNPLMLLDEVDKMSMDFRGDPSSALLEVLDPEQNVAFNDHYLDVDYDLSRVMFITTANIRYAIPLPLQDRMEIIELSGYLLHDKVEIAQRHIVPKQLKEHGLEDRHVDITAEAITKVITEYTREAGVRNLEREIASVCRKVAKDIVGRNAKRGKDKDRGTKISKDTGAKAGKPFIVDAARVEKYLGVPRFRNRKKSKEHRVGSVTGLAWTSVGGDILSVDVSVMRGTERLTLTGQLGDVMKESAQAALSYLRSHARALGLPPTFFKGQEIHIHLPEGAIPKDGPSAGITMAMAMYSALSGRPARSDVAMTGEITLRGEVLAIGGLNEKLLAAQRSDITTVLIPEENVKDLSEIPERVKEGLKLIPISRIEEALPHVFGPQRGTRKRTAQA, encoded by the coding sequence ATGGCCTCTGAACACACCATAGACCCGTCGCAGGTGACAGGGAATGCCGACAGCATCCCCGGCCGTCTTCCTGTCCTGCCCTTGCGCGATGTGGTCATTTACCCGTACATGATCTTCCCTGTCCTCGTCGGACGCGAATCATCGCTCCGCGCCGTCGGCGATGCCGTGGAACGGGACAAATACATCTTCCTTGTCGCGCAGAAGAGTTCCGTGACCGAGGACCCGGGGATCGACGATGTGTACCAGGAAGGGACCGTCGCGCGGATCATCCAGGTACTGAAGCTGCCGAACGGCTTGATGAAGATCCTTGTGGATGGCGTGATCCAGGGGCGCGTGGAGAAGTTCCTGCCGAACGCCAAGTACCTCGAGGCCGAGGTCAGCACCCTGCCGACCGCCGTACCGGTGGACCCCGAACTGGATGCGTTGCTCCGCCACACGGCGAGCCTCTTCACCGAATATGTGCACCTCAACCGGAACGTACCGAGTGAAGTGCTTGTGGCGTTCGAGAACACCCGCGAGCCGCTCCGGCGCATGTTCTACATCGCCGCGAACATCATGCAGAGCGTGGATGTGAAGCAGCGGATCCTGCAGCTGACCTCGATCCGCGAACAGCTGCATGAGTTGATCCGCATCCTGAACTCCGAGAACGACGTTCTCAAGATCGAGAAGGAGATCGACACCAAGGTCCACGACAACATCGCCAAGTCGCAGCGCAAGTTCTTCATCCAGGAGCAGATCCGCATCCTGCAGGATGAACTGGGCGACGAGGATTCCTCACCGGAGCTGATGAAGCTGCGGGAGGACATCCGGAAGGCGAAGATGCCGAAGGCCGTCGAGGAAAAGGCGCTCGAGGAATTCAACAAGCTGAAGAAGACCCCGCCTCTCTCCCCGGAATCGACGGTCATCCGCGGGTATCTGGAGACGATGGTCGGAGTGCCGTGGCACAAGCGGACGAAGGACAACCTGAACATCGACCATGTAAAGGCGATCCTCGATGAAGACCACTTCGGGTTGGAGAAGCCGAAGGAGCGCGTCCTCGAACATATCGCCGTCCTGAACCTCGTGCGCGAGATGAAGGGGCAGATCCTCTGCTTCGTCGGGCCTCCCGGCGTGGGGAAGACCTCGCTGGCGAAGTCCATTGCCCGCGCACTCGGGCGTCCGCTCGTGCGCATTTCGCTCGGCGGGGTGAGGGATGAAGCGGAGATCCGCGGCCATCGCCGGACCTACATCGGCTCCATGCCGGGCAAGATCATCCAGTCCATGCGCCGCGCCGGCGTCGTGAACCCCCTGATGCTGCTGGATGAGGTCGATAAGATGAGCATGGATTTCCGCGGCGACCCGTCCTCGGCGTTGCTGGAAGTCCTCGACCCGGAACAGAACGTTGCGTTCAACGACCACTATCTGGACGTGGACTACGATCTTTCGCGCGTGATGTTCATCACCACGGCGAACATCCGCTATGCGATCCCGCTGCCGCTGCAGGACCGTATGGAGATCATTGAACTGTCGGGCTATCTGCTTCACGACAAGGTGGAGATCGCGCAGCGGCATATCGTCCCCAAGCAGCTCAAGGAGCACGGGCTCGAGGACCGGCATGTGGACATCACGGCCGAGGCGATCACGAAGGTCATCACCGAGTACACGCGTGAGGCCGGGGTGAGGAATCTGGAGCGGGAGATCGCGTCCGTGTGCCGGAAAGTGGCAAAGGACATTGTCGGGAGGAATGCGAAGCGGGGGAAAGACAAGGACAGGGGCACGAAGATCAGCAAGGATACGGGCGCGAAAGCGGGCAAGCCGTTCATCGTCGATGCCGCACGTGTCGAGAAGTACCTTGGTGTCCCGCGGTTCAGGAACCGCAAGAAGAGCAAAGAGCACCGCGTGGGTTCGGTGACCGGGTTGGCATGGACGAGTGTGGGCGGCGACATTCTGAGCGTGGATGTGAGCGTGATGCGCGGGACGGAGCGGTTGACGCTGACCGGCCAGCTCGGCGACGTCATGAAAGAATCCGCCCAGGCCGCACTGAGCTATCTGCGGTCGCATGCCCGGGCACTCGGGCTTCCGCCGACATTCTTCAAGGGGCAGGAGATCCACATTCATCTTCCCGAAGGTGCGATCCCGAAGGACGGCCCCTCGGCCGGCATCACCATGGCGATGGCGATGTATTCGGCGCTGAGCGGACGGCCAGCACGCAGTGATGTGGCGATGACGGGCGAGATCACGCTGCGGGGCGAGGTGCTTGCCATCGGCGGGCTCAATGAGAAGCTGCTTGCGGCACAGCGGAGCGACATCACCACGGTGCTGATACCGGAAGAGAACGTGAAGGACCTGTCGGAGATCCCCGAACGCGTCAAGGAGGGGCTGAAGCTCATCCCCATCAGCCGGATCGAAGAGGCCCTGCCGCATGTGTTCGGTCCGCAGCGCGGCACACGGAAACGCACAGCACAAGCGTAA
- the dnaX gene encoding DNA polymerase III subunit gamma/tau, which yields MSEYIVTARKWRPMKFESVAGQEHVTRTLRNAISSDRLAHAYLFSGPRGVGKTTTARLLAKAVNCARPEDANPCGVCENCTGITEGRNFDVQEIDGASNRGIDEIRNLREAVRYPPTTCTYKVYIIDEVHMLTKEAFNALLKTLEEPPPHVLFIFATTELSKVPATILSRCQRFDFRRIPHAQIMANLSAIAHEEGLQVEDDALSLIARKGDGSLRDAQSLFDQVIALCGTNVTMAGMQEALNIVGVDVHFRVTDLMQQQDATSVLLLVDELMSGGFDLRDFLGGLLEHLRNLLIARVVGNTSLIEASDVTRTRYSETAAKFSVSDLLRAQRLVHGTDQALRFTAQSRFRLEADMVQLVTMPRAVDLAGLIDGIEELKKGGIVAAPAPLPGLRPLPPAPAPAARAVAPSPASPPPAAPALSAGSRVTTPPPSRPPLRPPQAPAEKAPQPSPQPAGQGRTVNEDEVRSRWAEFAAEVSRRKITLGAVLSGATFLGVSNGTIRVECVDEFQVSSIQHSREVLGEIIQSVFSARGTMQGELAAGHGAPAVKEEHPFVQTLKRELGAEPL from the coding sequence ATGAGCGAGTATATCGTCACCGCCAGAAAATGGCGGCCCATGAAGTTCGAGAGCGTGGCGGGGCAGGAGCATGTGACGCGGACCCTCCGAAATGCGATCAGCTCCGACCGCCTTGCGCACGCGTACCTGTTCAGCGGCCCGCGTGGTGTCGGAAAGACCACCACGGCACGCCTTCTGGCCAAGGCCGTGAACTGCGCCAGGCCGGAGGATGCGAACCCCTGCGGGGTGTGCGAGAACTGCACGGGCATCACCGAGGGGCGGAATTTCGACGTGCAGGAGATCGACGGCGCCTCGAACCGCGGGATCGACGAGATCCGGAACCTCCGTGAGGCGGTGCGCTATCCACCGACCACGTGCACGTACAAAGTGTACATCATCGATGAAGTGCACATGCTCACGAAGGAGGCCTTCAATGCGTTGCTGAAAACGCTCGAAGAGCCGCCGCCGCACGTGCTGTTCATCTTTGCCACGACCGAACTCTCGAAGGTCCCGGCGACCATCCTGTCGCGGTGCCAGCGATTCGATTTCCGCCGCATCCCGCACGCACAGATCATGGCGAACCTGAGCGCGATCGCGCATGAGGAAGGCCTGCAGGTGGAGGACGATGCGCTGTCGCTCATCGCGCGCAAAGGCGACGGATCGCTGCGCGATGCGCAGAGCCTCTTCGACCAGGTGATCGCGTTGTGTGGCACGAACGTGACCATGGCGGGGATGCAGGAAGCGTTGAATATCGTGGGTGTGGATGTCCATTTCCGGGTCACCGATCTGATGCAGCAGCAGGATGCGACGAGCGTGCTGTTGCTGGTGGATGAGCTCATGAGCGGGGGCTTCGACCTGCGCGATTTCCTGGGCGGATTGCTCGAGCATTTGCGCAACCTGCTCATTGCGCGGGTAGTGGGGAATACATCGCTCATTGAAGCATCGGATGTGACGCGCACGCGGTACAGCGAGACCGCTGCGAAGTTCTCGGTGAGCGATCTCCTGCGGGCACAGCGCCTGGTGCACGGCACGGATCAGGCGTTGCGGTTCACCGCGCAGTCGCGTTTCCGCCTGGAGGCCGACATGGTGCAATTGGTGACCATGCCGCGCGCCGTAGACCTTGCAGGGCTGATCGATGGCATTGAAGAGTTGAAAAAGGGCGGCATCGTTGCTGCTCCCGCTCCGCTCCCCGGTCTGCGTCCGTTGCCGCCTGCGCCCGCGCCTGCTGCGCGTGCTGTGGCACCGTCCCCCGCGTCACCGCCTCCGGCTGCCCCTGCACTCTCTGCTGGATCACGCGTGACAACGCCTCCTCCTTCGCGTCCTCCTCTGCGTCCCCCGCAGGCGCCGGCCGAGAAGGCCCCGCAGCCATCGCCGCAGCCGGCCGGACAGGGCCGCACCGTGAACGAGGATGAAGTGCGTTCACGCTGGGCGGAGTTCGCGGCGGAGGTATCGCGCCGGAAGATCACGCTCGGTGCGGTGCTCAGCGGAGCGACGTTTCTGGGCGTGAGCAACGGGACCATCCGCGTCGAATGCGTGGATGAATTCCAGGTATCGTCGATCCAGCACTCCCGCGAAGTGTTGGGTGAGATCATCCAGAGCGTCTTCAGTGCGCGCGGGACGATGCAGGGTGAGCTTGCTGCCGGGCATGGTGCGCCGGCGGTGAAAGAGGAGCATCCCTTCGTTCAGACGCTGAAGCGCGAGTTGGGCGCAGAACCTCTCTAG